One Halomonas sp. THAF5a genomic region harbors:
- the leuA gene encoding 2-isopropylmalate synthase, with protein MMLDNPATKYRPFVAVDLPDRQWPSQRIETPPQWCAVDLRDGNQALIDPMDQERKQRLFDLLVKIGFKQIEVGFPSASQTDFDFVRTLIEEDRVPDDVQIQVLTQARPHLIDRTFESLKGAKNAIVHVYNATDPVFRRVVFNVDKPECIQIAVDATTRIREHMAAAPETNWTFQYSPELFSTTEMDFAVEIVDAVEATFGASAEAPMIVNLPATVECATPNNYADQVEWFCRHVAKRDHLIVSVHPHNDRGTGVAAAELAVMAGADRVEGCLFGNGERTGNVDLVTLAMNLYTQGVHPRLDFSNITPIMREVEYCNQLPVHPRHPYVGDLVFTAFSGSHQDAIKKGMAARREAESDFWEVPYLPIDPMDVGRSYEAVIRVNSQSGKGGISYLLEQEHGIELPRRLSIEFSQVVQEVADRLGREITSQMIYQAFVDEYLEQREPFALISHRMSSEPDSPTVSLEATIEERGERRTIQGQGNGPLAAFVKALAAEGHDVEIIDYHEHSRGQGADAEAIAYVEVRVGGEAVFGVGTDESITSASIKGVMSAINRKLSTEAPAANVTAETLV; from the coding sequence ATGATGCTCGATAACCCTGCCACCAAGTACCGCCCCTTCGTGGCCGTCGACCTGCCCGACCGCCAGTGGCCGAGCCAGCGCATCGAGACGCCGCCCCAGTGGTGTGCCGTCGACCTGCGCGACGGCAACCAGGCGCTGATCGACCCCATGGACCAGGAGCGCAAGCAGCGCCTCTTCGACCTGCTGGTCAAGATCGGCTTCAAGCAGATCGAGGTGGGCTTCCCCTCGGCCTCCCAGACCGACTTCGACTTCGTGCGTACCCTGATCGAGGAGGACAGGGTGCCGGACGACGTCCAGATCCAGGTGCTCACCCAGGCCCGCCCGCACCTGATCGATCGCACCTTCGAGTCGCTCAAGGGCGCGAAGAACGCCATCGTCCACGTCTACAACGCCACCGATCCGGTGTTCCGCCGCGTGGTCTTCAACGTCGACAAGCCCGAGTGCATCCAGATCGCGGTGGACGCCACCACCCGAATTCGTGAGCACATGGCAGCGGCGCCGGAGACGAACTGGACCTTCCAGTACTCGCCGGAGCTCTTCTCGACCACCGAGATGGACTTTGCGGTGGAGATCGTCGACGCCGTGGAGGCCACCTTCGGCGCCAGCGCCGAGGCGCCGATGATCGTCAACCTGCCGGCCACCGTGGAGTGCGCCACGCCGAACAACTACGCCGACCAGGTGGAGTGGTTCTGCCGCCACGTCGCCAAGCGCGACCACCTGATCGTCAGCGTGCATCCGCATAACGACCGCGGCACCGGCGTGGCGGCCGCAGAGCTCGCCGTCATGGCCGGCGCCGACCGCGTCGAGGGCTGCCTGTTCGGCAACGGCGAGCGGACCGGCAACGTCGATCTGGTCACCCTGGCCATGAACCTGTATACCCAGGGCGTGCACCCGCGGCTCGACTTTTCCAACATCACGCCGATCATGCGCGAGGTGGAGTACTGCAACCAGCTGCCGGTGCACCCGCGCCACCCCTACGTTGGCGACCTGGTGTTCACCGCCTTCTCCGGCTCCCACCAGGACGCCATCAAGAAGGGCATGGCGGCGCGCCGCGAGGCCGAGAGCGACTTCTGGGAGGTGCCCTACCTGCCCATCGACCCGATGGACGTCGGCCGCAGCTACGAGGCGGTGATCCGCGTCAACAGCCAGTCCGGCAAGGGCGGCATCTCCTACCTGCTCGAGCAGGAGCACGGCATCGAGCTGCCGCGCCGGCTCTCCATCGAGTTCAGCCAGGTGGTCCAGGAGGTCGCCGACCGGCTGGGCCGCGAGATCACCTCGCAGATGATCTACCAGGCCTTCGTCGACGAGTACCTGGAGCAGCGCGAGCCCTTCGCCCTGATCAGCCACCGCATGTCCTCGGAGCCGGACAGCCCCACCGTCAGCCTCGAGGCGACCATCGAGGAGCGCGGCGAGCGCCGCACCATCCAGGGGCAGGGCAACGGCCCGCTGGCCGCCTTCGTCAAGGCCCTGGCCGCCGAGGGCCACGACGTCGAGATCATCGACTACCACGAGCACTCCCGCGGCCAGGGCGCCGACGCCGAGGCGATCGCCTACGTGGAGGTGCGCGTCGGCGGCGAGGCGGTATTCGGCGTGGGCACCGACGAGAGCATCACCAGCGCCTCGATCAAGGGCGTGATGAGCGCGATCAATCGCAAGCTCTCCACCGAGGCGCCGGCGGCCAACGTCACCGCCGAGACGCTGGTGTAA
- the efp gene encoding elongation factor P, whose protein sequence is MANYSTNEFKGGLKVMLDGDPCSIVENELVKPGKGQAFNRVKLRNLMTGRVLEHTFKSGDSLEAADVMELEMEYLYTDGDMWYFMKTDGSFEQYAVEKRALGDTEKWLKEQVPYTVTLWNDNAISVTAPNFIELEVTETDPGLKGDTAQGGSKPATLSSGAVVRVPLFINEGEVLKVDTRTGEYVSRA, encoded by the coding sequence ATGGCGAACTATTCTACCAACGAATTCAAGGGCGGTCTGAAGGTGATGCTCGACGGCGATCCCTGCAGCATCGTCGAGAACGAGCTCGTCAAGCCGGGCAAGGGGCAGGCCTTCAACCGCGTCAAGCTGCGCAACCTCATGACCGGTCGCGTCCTGGAGCACACCTTCAAGTCCGGCGACTCCCTGGAGGCCGCCGACGTGATGGAACTGGAGATGGAGTACCTCTACACCGACGGTGACATGTGGTACTTCATGAAGACCGACGGCTCCTTCGAGCAGTACGCGGTGGAGAAGCGTGCCCTGGGCGACACCGAGAAGTGGCTCAAGGAGCAGGTGCCCTACACCGTGACCCTGTGGAACGACAACGCCATCAGCGTCACCGCGCCGAACTTCATCGAGCTCGAGGTCACCGAGACCGACCCGGGCCTCAAGGGTGATACCGCCCAGGGCGGCTCCAAGCCGGCGACCCTCTCCTCCGGCGCCGTGGTTCGCGTGCCGCTGTTCATCAACGAGGGCGAGGTGCTGAAGGTCGATACTCGGACCGGCGAATACGTCTCCCGCGCGTAA
- a CDS encoding ion transporter, with translation MSTTFETWRGHFERLRAHKAFELTVITIIILSALLIGAKTYEETGRFEQWLLAMDVAVTVFFLVEILIRMAAEKRLRDFFRRGWNIFDFLIVTASLIPLDDSEMVLLARLLRIFRVLRLVSMIPELRVLMAALVKSIPRMGYVALLMFIIFYIYAALGSFLFAEVDEALWGNIAIAMLTLFRIATFEDWTDVMYATQELHAWSWIYYLTFIFLTAFIFLNMMIGIVLDVMQKESVQMEIENGEGEAAELHGLRDDVRSLRDQLDRMEAALGTRQAPGEVDRRGED, from the coding sequence GTGAGCACGACCTTCGAGACCTGGCGGGGCCACTTCGAGCGGCTGCGCGCCCACAAGGCCTTCGAGCTGACGGTCATCACCATCATCATCCTCTCGGCGCTGCTGATCGGCGCCAAGACCTACGAGGAGACCGGACGCTTCGAGCAGTGGCTGCTGGCCATGGACGTGGCGGTGACGGTGTTCTTCCTGGTGGAGATCCTGATCCGCATGGCCGCCGAGAAGCGCCTGCGCGACTTCTTCCGCCGGGGCTGGAACATCTTTGACTTCCTGATCGTGACCGCGAGCCTGATCCCCCTGGACGACTCGGAGATGGTGCTGCTGGCGCGGCTTTTGCGCATCTTCCGGGTGCTGCGCCTGGTGTCGATGATCCCGGAACTGCGCGTGCTGATGGCGGCGTTGGTCAAGTCGATCCCCCGCATGGGCTACGTGGCGCTGCTGATGTTCATCATCTTCTACATCTACGCGGCGCTCGGCAGCTTCCTGTTCGCCGAGGTCGACGAGGCGCTCTGGGGCAACATCGCCATCGCCATGCTGACCCTGTTCCGGATCGCCACCTTCGAGGACTGGACGGACGTGATGTACGCCACCCAGGAGCTGCACGCCTGGAGCTGGATTTACTACCTGACCTTCATCTTCCTGACCGCCTTCATCTTCCTCAACATGATGATCGGCATCGTGCTCGACGTGATGCAGAAGGAGAGCGTGCAGATGGAGATCGAGAACGGGGAGGGCGAGGCCGCGGAGCTGCACGGGCTGCGCGACGACGTGCGCTCGCTGCGCGACCAGCTCGATCGCATGGAGGCGGCGCTGGGCACCCGTCAGGCGCCGGGGGAAGTTGACAGGCGCGGCGAAGACTGA
- a CDS encoding YqiA/YcfP family alpha/beta fold hydrolase, producing the protein MLSAAPRARAASGVLYLHGFNSGSGSPKAGLMREACARLGLPCATPQLPHRPRAALALAEAELAALGPAPLVVGSSMGGFLATLVAEHHDLPAALLNPAVAPAGLVADWIGQRFDNAYTGERFAIEPAHLEELEALTPARVTPGRYLLLLGTADETLDPRRAFALYRGARAILHPRGDHGFAALADYLPAILAHGGHALAPARQGDKNDRNHFG; encoded by the coding sequence ATGCTGAGCGCCGCACCGAGGGCGCGGGCGGCCAGCGGGGTGCTCTACCTGCACGGGTTCAACAGCGGCAGCGGCTCGCCCAAGGCGGGCCTGATGCGCGAGGCCTGCGCGCGACTCGGGCTGCCCTGTGCCACGCCGCAGCTGCCGCACCGGCCGCGGGCCGCCCTGGCCCTGGCCGAGGCGGAGCTCGCCGCGCTGGGGCCCGCGCCGCTGGTGGTGGGCAGCTCCATGGGCGGTTTTCTGGCCACCCTGGTCGCCGAGCACCACGACCTGCCGGCGGCGCTGCTCAATCCGGCGGTCGCGCCGGCCGGGCTGGTGGCCGACTGGATCGGCCAGCGCTTCGACAACGCCTATACCGGCGAGCGCTTCGCCATCGAGCCCGCGCACCTCGAGGAGCTCGAGGCCCTGACGCCCGCGCGGGTCACCCCCGGGCGCTACCTGCTGCTGCTGGGCACGGCCGACGAGACGCTGGATCCCCGGCGGGCCTTCGCCCTCTACCGGGGGGCGCGTGCCATCCTCCACCCGCGGGGGGATCACGGCTTCGCGGCCCTGGCGGACTACCTGCCGGCGATCCTGGCCCACGGCGGCCACGCCCTGGCACCGGCGCGACAGGGCGACAAGAACGATCGTAACCACTTTGGGTGA
- the epmB gene encoding EF-P beta-lysylation protein EpmB has protein sequence MITRSSALLQRPAPEAHPLSVQARWQAQLAGAIRDPRELCRRLGLDEAWHDGAERGHALFEVRVPEAYLARIRPGDPTDPLLRQVLPLVEEVRPVAGYVADPLAEAEHTPARGLIHKYAGRVLLIASPACAVNCRYCFRRHFPYDENSPSRAQWEETLAYLRDDATIREAILSGGDPLAANDRRLAWLVERLEAIPHLKRLRLHTRLPVVIPDRIDGALLDWVSATRLQTVMVLHINHAQEIDEAVVAACRRLREAGVTLLNQSVLLRGVNDSVGALADLSERLFEAGILPYYLHVLDPVAGAAHFDVGDEEARELVAELRDVLPGFLMPRLVREIPGEASKTPL, from the coding sequence ATGATAACCCGAAGCAGCGCCCTTTTGCAGCGCCCCGCCCCGGAGGCGCACCCCCTGTCCGTGCAGGCGCGCTGGCAGGCCCAGCTGGCCGGGGCGATCCGCGATCCCCGCGAGCTCTGCCGCCGCCTGGGCCTCGACGAGGCCTGGCACGATGGCGCCGAGCGCGGCCATGCGCTCTTCGAGGTACGGGTGCCCGAGGCCTACCTCGCCCGCATCCGCCCCGGTGACCCCACCGACCCCCTGTTGCGCCAGGTGCTGCCGCTCGTGGAGGAGGTTCGCCCGGTGGCCGGCTATGTGGCCGACCCCCTCGCCGAGGCCGAGCACACCCCGGCCAGGGGACTGATCCACAAGTACGCCGGCCGGGTGCTGTTGATCGCGAGCCCCGCCTGCGCGGTGAACTGCCGCTACTGCTTCCGCCGCCACTTCCCCTACGACGAGAACAGCCCCTCCCGAGCGCAGTGGGAGGAGACGCTCGCCTACCTGCGCGACGACGCGACGATCCGCGAGGCGATCCTCTCCGGTGGCGATCCCCTGGCGGCCAACGACCGTCGGCTTGCCTGGCTGGTCGAGCGGCTCGAGGCCATCCCCCACCTCAAGCGCCTGCGCCTCCACACGCGCCTGCCGGTGGTGATTCCCGACCGCATCGACGGGGCCCTGCTCGACTGGGTCTCCGCCACGCGGCTGCAGACGGTGATGGTGCTGCACATCAACCACGCCCAGGAGATCGACGAGGCGGTGGTGGCGGCCTGCCGGCGACTGCGCGAGGCCGGGGTGACCCTGCTCAACCAGAGCGTGCTGCTGCGCGGCGTGAATGACAGCGTCGGCGCCCTGGCCGACCTTTCCGAGCGGCTCTTCGAGGCGGGCATCCTGCCCTACTACCTGCACGTGCTCGACCCGGTGGCCGGCGCCGCCCACTTCGACGTCGGCGACGAGGAAGCCCGCGAGCTGGTCGCCGAGCTTCGCGACGTGCTGCCGGGCTTCCTGATGCCGCGACTGGTCCGGGAGATCCCCGGTGAGGCCAGCAAGACGCCGCTGTAA
- the parE gene encoding DNA topoisomerase IV subunit B, translated as MTQYSASSIEVLSGLEPVRKRPGMYTDTARPNHLVQEVIDNSVDEALAGHAGAITVRLFEDGGVEVSDDGRGMPIDIHPEHGVSGVELIMTRLHAGGKFSQSSYRFSGGLHGVGVSVVNALSRRLEIEVLRDGSRHGMAFEQGEKASPLQVIGSAAKRARGTVVRFWPEEGYFDSPRLSLSRLKHLLRAKAVLCSGLKVTLIEPDGTESVWQYADGLRDYLAQATDGYEVLPASPFVGHFADDEHGVDWAIQWLPEGGEALLESYVNLIPTPQGGTHVNGLRAGLLDALREFCEYRSLLPRGVKLTAEDLWERVSYVLSVKMLDPQFAGQTKERLSSRTVAGFVSGVVKDAFSLWLNHHVDQAEALAELVISAAQRRQKSSKKVARKKVTSGPALPGKLADCSGQDPAGSELFLVEGDSAGGSAKQARNRESQAILPLRGKILNTWEVEPHDIYGSQEVHDIAVAVGMDPGSDDLSKLRYHKICILADADSDGLHIATLLCALFVRHFPALVDAGHVFVAMPPLYRIDLGKEVHYALDESEKAAILRKLEGKRGTVNVQRFKGLGEMSPLQLRETTMAAETRRLVQLTREAGDGTMEMMDMLLAKKRAADRKSWLEDYGNLADIEV; from the coding sequence ATGACGCAATACAGTGCCAGCTCCATCGAGGTCCTCTCCGGCCTCGAGCCGGTGCGCAAGCGCCCCGGCATGTATACCGACACCGCGCGGCCCAACCACCTCGTCCAGGAGGTCATCGACAACAGCGTCGATGAGGCGCTGGCCGGTCATGCCGGGGCGATCACCGTTCGCCTCTTCGAGGACGGCGGCGTCGAGGTCTCCGACGACGGCCGCGGCATGCCCATCGACATCCACCCGGAGCACGGCGTCTCCGGGGTCGAGCTGATCATGACCCGGCTGCACGCCGGCGGGAAGTTCTCCCAGTCGAGCTATCGCTTCTCCGGCGGCCTGCACGGCGTCGGGGTCTCGGTGGTCAACGCCCTCTCCAGGCGCCTGGAGATCGAGGTGCTGCGCGACGGCAGCCGCCACGGCATGGCCTTCGAGCAAGGCGAGAAGGCCTCGCCCCTGCAGGTGATCGGCAGCGCGGCGAAGCGCGCCCGGGGCACGGTGGTGCGCTTCTGGCCCGAGGAGGGCTACTTCGACAGCCCGAGACTCTCCCTGTCGCGGCTCAAGCACCTGCTGCGCGCGAAGGCGGTGCTCTGCTCGGGCCTCAAGGTCACCCTGATCGAGCCCGACGGCACCGAGAGCGTCTGGCAGTACGCCGATGGCCTGCGCGACTACCTGGCCCAGGCCACCGACGGCTATGAGGTGCTGCCGGCCTCGCCCTTCGTCGGCCACTTCGCCGACGACGAGCACGGCGTCGACTGGGCGATCCAGTGGCTGCCCGAGGGCGGCGAGGCGCTGCTCGAGAGCTACGTCAACCTGATCCCCACGCCCCAGGGCGGCACCCACGTCAACGGCCTGCGCGCCGGCCTGCTCGACGCCCTGCGCGAGTTCTGCGAGTACAGAAGCCTGCTGCCGCGGGGTGTCAAGCTGACCGCCGAGGACCTCTGGGAGCGGGTCTCTTACGTGCTCTCGGTGAAGATGCTCGACCCGCAGTTCGCCGGCCAGACCAAGGAGCGGCTGTCGTCGCGCACCGTGGCGGGCTTCGTCTCCGGGGTGGTCAAGGACGCCTTCTCGCTGTGGCTCAACCACCACGTCGATCAGGCCGAGGCGCTGGCCGAGCTGGTGATCAGCGCCGCCCAGCGCCGCCAGAAGAGCTCCAAGAAGGTGGCGCGCAAGAAGGTCACCTCCGGGCCGGCGCTGCCTGGCAAGCTCGCCGACTGCTCGGGCCAGGATCCGGCCGGCAGCGAGCTCTTCCTGGTCGAGGGCGACTCGGCCGGCGGCAGCGCCAAGCAGGCGCGAAACCGAGAGAGCCAGGCGATCCTGCCGCTGCGCGGCAAGATCCTGAACACCTGGGAGGTGGAGCCCCACGACATCTACGGCTCCCAGGAGGTGCACGACATCGCAGTGGCCGTGGGCATGGACCCGGGCAGCGACGATCTGTCCAAGCTGCGCTACCACAAGATCTGCATCCTCGCCGACGCCGACTCCGACGGCCTGCACATCGCCACGCTGCTCTGCGCGCTCTTCGTGCGCCACTTCCCGGCGCTGGTCGATGCCGGCCACGTCTTCGTGGCCATGCCGCCGCTCTATCGCATCGATCTCGGCAAGGAGGTGCACTACGCCCTGGACGAGAGCGAGAAGGCCGCCATCCTGCGCAAGCTCGAGGGCAAGCGCGGTACGGTGAACGTGCAGCGCTTCAAGGGCCTGGGCGAGATGAGCCCGCTGCAGCTGCGCGAGACCACCATGGCCGCCGAGACCCGCCGCCTGGTGCAGCTCACCCGCGAGGCCGGCGACGGCACCATGGAGATGATGGACATGCTGCTGGCCAAGAAGCGCGCCGCCGACCGCAAGAGCTGGCTCGAGGACTACGGCAACCTGGCGGACATCGAGGTGTAG
- the parC gene encoding DNA topoisomerase IV subunit A: protein MTMDIQVAEGDVERLSLREYTEKAYLDYSMYVILDRALPHIGDGMKPVQRRIVYAMRELSLSASAKYKKSARTVGDVLGKFHPHGDSACYEAMVLMAQPFSYRYPLVDGQGNWGSPDDPKSFAAMRYTEARLAKFSEVLLAELGQGTVDWTPNFDGTMNEPVVLPARLPHVLLNGGTGIAVGMATDIPPHNVGEVVEATCHLLRHPEATTADLLEHLPAPDFPTEAEIITSRADLRKLYESGRGSVKLRGRYVREEGNVVVTALPYQVSGAKVLEQIAAQMQAKKLPMVADLRDESTHEEPTRLVIEPRSNRVDVEALMAHLFATTDLEKNIRVNMNVIGLDGRPRVMPLPDLLGEWLRFRRATVRRRLEHRLGKVEDRLHILEGLLAAYLNLDEVIRIIREEDEPKPALIEAFGLSDRQAEAILELRLRHLAKLEEMKIRGEQDDLEAERQRLQELLGNEAKLTDLIETELREAGEAHGDARRSPLVERQEAKALSEVELVGADPVTVVLSEKGWIRSAKGHEIDPAGLSYKAGDRFHLATRGKTNQPLVLLDDTGRAYTLQAHNLPSARGQGEPVTGRVNVVAGAHMAGLMLAPPETRYLLASDGGYGFVARLEELTGKNKSGKAILSVPKGCNVLPPVAVPAAEGASVAAVSNEGRLLVFPLEALPEMAKGKGNKMIDIPGARAARREEFLRDLVVLPAGAALVVHAGKRKLTLKAADLDYYRGERGRRGSKLPRGLQKVDRLYVEE from the coding sequence ATGACCATGGATATCCAGGTGGCGGAGGGCGATGTCGAGCGCCTCTCGCTGCGCGAATATACCGAGAAGGCGTACCTCGACTACTCGATGTACGTCATCCTCGACCGGGCCCTGCCCCATATCGGCGACGGCATGAAGCCGGTGCAGCGGCGCATCGTCTACGCCATGCGCGAGCTCTCGCTGTCGGCCAGCGCCAAGTACAAGAAGTCGGCGCGCACCGTCGGCGACGTGCTGGGCAAGTTCCATCCCCACGGCGACAGCGCCTGCTACGAGGCGATGGTGCTGATGGCCCAGCCGTTCAGCTACCGCTACCCGCTGGTCGACGGCCAGGGCAACTGGGGCAGCCCCGACGATCCCAAGTCCTTCGCCGCCATGCGCTACACCGAGGCGCGTCTGGCGAAGTTCTCCGAGGTGCTGCTCGCCGAGCTCGGCCAGGGCACCGTCGATTGGACCCCCAACTTCGACGGCACCATGAACGAGCCGGTGGTGCTGCCGGCGCGGCTGCCCCACGTGCTGCTCAACGGCGGCACCGGCATCGCCGTGGGCATGGCCACCGACATCCCGCCCCATAACGTGGGCGAGGTGGTCGAGGCCACCTGCCACCTGCTGCGCCATCCCGAGGCGACCACCGCCGACCTGCTCGAGCACCTGCCGGCCCCGGACTTCCCCACCGAGGCGGAGATCATCACCTCCCGGGCCGACCTGCGGAAGCTCTACGAGAGCGGGCGCGGCTCGGTGAAGCTGCGCGGGCGCTACGTGCGCGAGGAGGGCAACGTGGTGGTCACCGCGCTGCCCTACCAGGTCAGCGGCGCCAAGGTGCTCGAGCAGATCGCCGCCCAGATGCAGGCCAAGAAGCTGCCCATGGTGGCCGACCTGCGCGACGAGTCGACCCACGAGGAGCCGACCCGGCTGGTGATCGAGCCGCGCTCCAACCGCGTCGACGTCGAGGCGCTGATGGCGCACCTGTTCGCCACCACCGACCTCGAGAAGAACATCCGCGTCAACATGAACGTGATCGGTCTCGACGGCCGGCCGCGGGTCATGCCGCTGCCCGACCTGCTCGGTGAGTGGCTGCGCTTCCGCCGCGCCACGGTGCGCCGGCGCCTCGAGCATCGCCTGGGCAAGGTCGAGGACCGCCTGCACATCCTCGAGGGCCTGCTGGCCGCCTACCTCAACCTCGACGAGGTGATCCGCATCATCCGCGAGGAGGACGAGCCCAAGCCCGCGCTGATCGAGGCCTTCGGCCTCAGCGACCGCCAGGCCGAGGCGATCCTCGAGCTGCGCCTGCGCCACCTCGCCAAGCTCGAGGAGATGAAGATCCGCGGCGAGCAGGACGACCTCGAGGCCGAGCGCCAGCGCCTGCAGGAGCTGCTGGGCAATGAGGCCAAGCTCACCGACCTGATCGAGACCGAGCTGCGCGAGGCCGGCGAGGCGCATGGCGATGCGCGCCGCTCGCCGCTGGTCGAGCGCCAGGAGGCCAAGGCGCTCTCCGAGGTCGAGCTGGTCGGCGCCGACCCGGTCACCGTGGTGCTCTCCGAGAAGGGCTGGATCCGCAGCGCCAAGGGCCACGAGATCGATCCCGCCGGGCTCTCCTACAAGGCCGGCGATCGCTTCCACCTCGCCACCCGGGGCAAGACCAACCAGCCGCTGGTGCTGCTCGACGACACCGGCCGCGCCTACACCCTGCAGGCCCACAACCTGCCCAGCGCCCGCGGCCAGGGCGAGCCGGTCACCGGCCGGGTCAACGTGGTGGCCGGGGCGCACATGGCGGGGCTGATGCTGGCGCCGCCCGAGACCCGCTACCTGCTCGCCTCGGACGGCGGCTACGGCTTCGTCGCCCGCCTCGAGGAGCTCACCGGCAAGAACAAGTCCGGCAAGGCGATCCTCTCCGTGCCCAAGGGCTGCAACGTGTTGCCGCCGGTGGCGGTGCCGGCCGCCGAGGGCGCCAGCGTCGCGGCGGTCTCCAACGAGGGTCGGCTGCTGGTCTTCCCCCTCGAGGCGCTGCCCGAGATGGCCAAGGGCAAGGGCAACAAGATGATCGACATCCCCGGCGCCCGGGCCGCCCGTCGCGAGGAGTTCCTGCGCGACCTGGTGGTGCTGCCGGCCGGCGCCGCCCTGGTGGTGCATGCCGGCAAGCGCAAGCTGACCCTCAAGGCGGCGGACCTGGACTACTATCGCGGTGAACGCGGCCGGCGGGGCAGCAAGCTGCCGCGCGGCCTGCAGAAGGTCGACCGCCTCTACGTGGAAGAGTGA
- the serB gene encoding phosphoserine phosphatase SerB, translating to MTRRLLIRATGPARPGQLAGLGKALATSGARLLDINQSVTFGMLSLEALVGLAHESDLEAALAAAGDELGLDVQALQVGAEEYQRWSCQASQPRLILTLLAPHLPAGILAEVGALTAEHGLTVELIHRLSGREPLDGGVPGDHDAIQGACVECWLRGEEVDLDALREKALALGAMHGVDIALQEDSIWRRHRRLVCFDMDSTLIQAEVIDELARRHGVYDEVAEVTERAMRGELDFQQSFRERMAKLKGLDEAVLAEIAESLPLMDGVERLMRQLKRLGYRTAILSGGFTYFARHLQQKLGFDEVHANELVIENGRVTGEVREPIVDADRKATLLAEIAAREGLAMEQTIAVGDGANDLKMLAAAGLGIAFRAKPLVRQQASHSISTLGLDAVLYLIGYRQGDLEEPAR from the coding sequence ATGACGAGACGACTGCTGATCCGTGCCACCGGCCCGGCACGCCCCGGGCAGCTGGCCGGCCTGGGCAAGGCGCTGGCCACCAGCGGCGCGCGCCTGCTGGACATCAACCAGAGCGTGACCTTCGGCATGCTCTCCCTGGAGGCCCTGGTGGGCCTCGCCCACGAGAGCGACCTGGAGGCGGCGCTGGCCGCGGCGGGCGACGAGCTGGGCCTCGACGTCCAGGCGCTGCAGGTCGGCGCCGAGGAGTACCAGCGCTGGAGCTGTCAGGCCAGCCAGCCGCGGCTGATCCTGACCCTGCTGGCGCCGCACCTGCCCGCCGGGATCCTCGCCGAGGTCGGCGCGCTGACCGCCGAGCACGGCCTGACCGTGGAGCTGATTCACCGCCTCTCCGGCCGCGAGCCGCTGGACGGCGGCGTGCCTGGCGATCACGACGCCATCCAGGGCGCCTGCGTGGAGTGCTGGCTCAGGGGCGAGGAGGTCGACCTCGACGCCCTACGCGAGAAGGCCCTGGCGCTCGGCGCCATGCACGGCGTCGACATCGCCCTCCAGGAGGACTCCATCTGGCGTCGTCATCGCCGCCTGGTCTGCTTCGACATGGACTCGACCCTGATCCAGGCCGAGGTGATCGATGAGCTGGCGCGCCGCCACGGCGTCTATGACGAGGTGGCCGAGGTCACCGAGCGGGCCATGCGCGGCGAGCTGGACTTCCAGCAGAGCTTTCGCGAGCGCATGGCCAAGCTCAAGGGCCTCGACGAGGCGGTGCTTGCCGAGATCGCCGAGTCGCTACCGCTGATGGACGGCGTCGAGCGGCTGATGCGCCAGCTCAAGCGGCTCGGGTACCGCACCGCCATCCTCTCCGGCGGCTTCACCTACTTCGCCCGCCACCTCCAGCAGAAGCTCGGCTTCGACGAGGTGCACGCCAACGAGCTGGTGATCGAGAACGGCCGGGTCACCGGCGAGGTGCGCGAGCCGATCGTCGACGCCGATCGCAAGGCGACGCTGCTGGCCGAGATCGCCGCGCGCGAGGGGCTCGCCATGGAGCAGACCATCGCCGTGGGCGACGGCGCCAACGACCTGAAGATGCTCGCCGCCGCCGGGCTCGGCATCGCCTTCCGGGCCAAGCCGCTGGTGCGCCAGCAGGCCAGCCACTCGATCTCCACCCTGGGGCTCGATGCGGTGCTCTACCTGATCGGCTATCGCCAGGGCGACCTGGAGGAGCCGGCGCGGTGA